DNA from Amycolatopsis sp. DSM 110486:
CCACGGGCACTTCGGCGTGCCGCGGCGCGTGAGCAGCCACGCGGCGGCCGGCAGGGCCAGGAACGCGGTGATGGCGGCGCCGTTGTGGAGCTGGCCGTCGAACGTGCGGGCCTGGCCGTCGGGGTCGACGGGGACGGTCGCGCAGATCGTGAGGCCCGCGCACCACACGCCGAGCAGTACGACGACCGCGGGCGAGCGGCGGGCCTTCACCAGCCCGGCCAGCAGCGCGACGGAACCGAGTGCCAGCGCCAGGCACATCGCGCTGAACAGCGGCGCGGCCGAGCGCCCGCCGAGGTGGCCGTAGACGTACTCCGACAGCGTCTGCCACACCGGGCTGACCTGCGCTGACAGTCGCAGATGCAGGTCAGCCGCGATGGCCACCGCGAGCGCCATGCCGGCCAGCGCGAGCCGGCCGTGCACGGGGGACACGGCGGCGGGCACGGCCTTCGACATGGGGGCACTCCTCGGTGGTCATGGCGAAGGGCAAGGCTCCCCGCGTCATCGCGGATTCACCTTGCCCTCATCCACTGGTTCCGGGGAGGCTACCTCGTGTTCCTGTGAAGTCTCTGTGGTCAGCCGGCTCGGAAGGCGAGCTGGACCAGGGCGAACGCGGCGAATCCGGCGAACACGAACCCCGCGACGCGCTGGATGAGCTTCGGCCGGATGCGGCTGCGGATCTTCGCGCCGATGAACACCGCGAGCCCGGCCACGGAGACCAGCGCGACGAACGCGCCGAGCCCGACCGCGAACGGGTTGCCGAGCCGCGCGACGAGACCCGCCGTCGCGA
Protein-coding regions in this window:
- a CDS encoding DUF998 domain-containing protein, with translation MSKAVPAAVSPVHGRLALAGMALAVAIAADLHLRLSAQVSPVWQTLSEYVYGHLGGRSAAPLFSAMCLALALGSVALLAGLVKARRSPAVVVLLGVWCAGLTICATVPVDPDGQARTFDGQLHNGAAITAFLALPAAAWLLTRRGTPKCPWEPRRSTIRGLAVASVASVLIVLGGFVFELITGPAQQEVTLGLFERLLFCVDLALLLTMVRPLLAAARR